A window from Fragaria vesca subsp. vesca linkage group LG5, FraVesHawaii_1.0, whole genome shotgun sequence encodes these proteins:
- the LOC101292215 gene encoding uncharacterized protein LOC101292215, with protein sequence MASSTSGGRSSSSSRENTAKNMVSDQISQAVLSTSNLLHLMQQSSPSQAQLIKLPKNLLLKSSAIQNTGHLLEQMPRVISSLDAHMETGLQSLPHLQTVIQLLANMESCQLTSLSKPHVLQEEHEGENQSSNVE encoded by the exons ATGGCGAGCTCAACATCCGGCGGAAGAAGCAGCAGCAGCAGCAGAGAGAACACGGCAAAAAACATGGTCTCCGATCAGATATCTCAGGCCGTACTATCCACTTCCAATCTCCTCCACCTCATGCAGCAGTCCTCTCCTTCCCAG GCCCAATTGATAAAGCTTCCAAAAAACCTTTTGCTCAAATCATCTGCAATTCAGAATACTGGACAT TTATTGGAGCAGATGCCTCGAGTCATTTCATCTCTGGATGCACATATGGAAACTGGGCTGCAAAG TCTACCTCATCTGCAAACTGTAATTCAACTACTTGCAAATATGGAAAGCTGCCAGCTTACTTCTCTCTCAAAACCTCATGTCCTTCAAGAG GAACATGAGGGAGAAAACCAATCTTCAAACGTGGAGTAA
- the LOC101292507 gene encoding uncharacterized protein LOC101292507: protein MGRNTAEIVTKAGSEAMKEGQRKKSLFASIHKPTIEDGRPRSMVIKKVHTMIPPHIIAEAISTLHGDGLDLRWSGPITPAEREYVQQYVLAKYPHYAGLVEGEKFDYTSICINEESPDLLTPDDKKKSPRGTTLRESPSPFSGSNLPDLDRTQLETSRLLDILTEKSSFPGSFISIPEVQARNKVLKHCGLPDDEYLVLFTPSYRDAKVLVAESYPFYRGNYYMTVIGGGEKEEEEVIKDFASYKDSKVIMAPESWLDLRIKGSQLSQYFRKKSKHKLKGLFSYPAFINGIHHSLHWISEAHRNSWHVLLDATALVIGKDHLNLMLHRPDFVLCSLDNSHGQTSKITCLLVRKKSFDTTMPPPQINE, encoded by the exons ATGGGGAGGAACACTGCTGAAATTGTTACAAAAGCAGGGTCTGAG GCTATGAAGGAAGGCCAACGCAAAAAATCTCTCTTTGCTTCTATACACAAACCAACAATAGAAGATGGCAGGCCAAGAAGTATGGTTATCAAG AAAGTACATACCATGATTCCACCTCACATTATTGCTGAAGCCATATCAACACTCCATGGTGATGGCCTAGATCTGAGATGGTCAGGCCCCATTACTCCAGCTGAAAGGGAATATGTTCAACAGTATGTGTTGGCAAAGTACCCACATTACGCAGGTCTTGTCGAAGGAGAAAAGTTCGACTACACTAGCATTTGCATCAATGAGGAATCTCCTGATCTGCTCACTCCTGATGATAAGAAAAAGTCACCAAGGGGCACTACTTTGAGGGAGTCACCATCACCATTCTCTGGAAGCAATCTTCCTGACTTGGACAGGACTCAGTTGGAGACATCAAGGTTGCTTGACATCCTCACCGAGAAATCCTCCTTTCCCGGAAGCTTCATTTCAATCCCTGAGGTGCAAGCTCGAAACAAGGTCTTGAAGCACTGTGGATTGCCTGATGATGAGTACCTTGTTCTCTTCACTCCAAGCTACAGAGACGCCAAGGTGTTGGTAGCCGAGAGCTACCCATTCTACAGAGGGAACTACTACATGACTGTTATTGGAGGAGGTGAAAAGGAAGAAGAAGAAGTCATAAAGGACTTTGCCAGTTACAAGGATTCCAAAGTGATTATGGCACCAGAGTCTTGGTTGGACTTGAGGATCAAGGGTTCACAACTAAGTCAGTATTTCAGGAAGAAAAGTAAGCACAAGCTGAAAGGGCTCTTCTCTTATCCAGCATTTATAAATGGGATTCATCACTCGCTGCATTGGATATCAGAAGCTCACCGCAACTCATGGCATGTTCTTCTTGATGCAACGGCACTTGTCATTGGGAAGGACCACTTGAATCTTATGCTCCACAGGCCTGACTTTGTTCTGTGTAGTCTGGACAACTCCCATGGCCAGACTTCAAAGATCACCTGTCTTCTAGTCAGGAAGAAATCCTTTGATACTACAATGCCTCCACCACAGATCAATGAGTGA
- the LOC101292799 gene encoding protein transport protein Sec61 subunit gamma-like isoform 1: MDAIDSVVDPLREFSKDSIRLVKRCHKPDRKEFSKVALRTAIGFVVMGFVGFFVKLIFIPINNIIVGSV; this comes from the exons ATGGACGCCATAGACTCAGTCGTGGATCCCCTCAGAGAGTTCTCCAAGGACTCCATTCGTCTCGTCAAGCGCTGCCACAAGCCCGATCGCAAAG AATTCTCCAAGGTGGCTCTCCGGACCGCGATTGGATTCGTCGTCATGGGATTCGTCGGCTTCTTCGTCAAGCTCATCTTCATTCCTATCAACAACATCATCGTCGGATCTGTTTAG
- the LOC101293304 gene encoding ribose-phosphate pyrophosphokinase 1, chloroplastic-like, translated as MAASLVMPSPASSSSAAMASSRSFLFAGGHRSLLGGGEYGSRVYAPKCVECEMSEPINGNGKPIIPVVNERTLPKFLESARLAKSVNRNSARIKLFSGTANPALSQEIAWYMGLELGKINIKRFADGEVYVQLGESVRGCDVFLLQPTCPPVNENLMELQIVIDACRRASARNVTAVIPYFGYARADRKTQGRESIAAKLVANLVTIAGADRVLACDIHSGQSIGYFDIPVDHVYCEHVILDYLASKAICSDDLVVVSPDVGGVARARAFAKKLSDAPLAIIDKRRHGHNIAEVMNLIGDVKGKVAVMVDDMIDTAGTISKGAALLHEEGAREVYACCTHAVFSPPAIERLSSGLFQEVIVTNTIPVAEKNYFPQLTILSVANLLGETIWRVHDDSSVSSIFQ; from the exons ATGGCCGCCTCCCTCGTTATGCCGTCGCCTGCGTCGTCGTCATCGGCGGCAATGGCTTCGTCGCGTTCGTTTCTGTTCGCTGGCGGCCACAGGAGTCTGCTCGGCGGCGGTGAATATGGCTCCCGTGTCTACGCTCCTAAATGCGTT GAATGTGAAATGTCTGAACCCATAAACGGGAATGGGAAGCCGATTATTCCTGTTGTTAATGAGCGGACACTGCCCAAGTTCTTGGAATCAGCACGCTTGGCGAAATCGGTTAACAGAAACAGTGCCAGGATCAAATTATTTTCTGGCACAGCAAATCCTGCTCTTTCCCAG GAAATTGCTTGGTACATGGGATTGGAGCTTGGAAAGATCAACATAAAGAGGTTTGCTGATGGTGAAGTATATGTTCAGCTGGGAGAGAGTGTTAGAGGGTGTGATGTATTCTTATTGCAGCCAACCTGCCCTCCTGTCAATGAGAACCTCATGGAGCTACAAATTGTAATTGATGCATGTCGGAGGGCATCGGCCAGAAATGTTACGGCGGTTATTCCATATTTTGGATATGCCCGAGCTGATAGAAAG ACTCAAGGGCGTGAATCCATAGCGGCCAAACTGGTTGCGAACCTCGTCACCATTGCAGGGGCAGACCGTGTTCTTGCTTGTGACATTCATTCCGGGCAGTCAATAGGTTACTTTGATATACCAGTGGATCATGTATATTGCGAG CATGTTATCCTCGATTACCTAGCCAGCAAGGCAATTTGTTCTGATGATTTGGTCGTGGTATCCCCTGATGTTGGGGGAGTTGCAAGAGCACGTGCTTTTGCAAAAAAACTATCAGATGCCCCTTTAGCCATTATAGACAAAAGGCGTCACGGACACAATATTGCTGAG GTGATGAACTTGATTGGCGATGTAAAGGGAAAAGTTGCAGTGATGGTGGATGATATGATTGACACTGCTG GGACAATCTCAAAAGGCGCAGCCCTGTTGCATGAAGAGGGTGCAAGGGAAGTCTATGCATGTTGTACCCATGCTGTATTTAG CCCTCCTGCAATTGAAAGGTTATCGAGTGGCTTGTTTCAAGAGGTTATTGTAACAAACACAATCCCTGTTGCAGAGAAGAATTACTTCCCTCAGTTGACTATCCTTTCAGTAGCAAACTTGTTGGGTGAAACCATTTGGCGTGTTCACGATGATTCTTCTGTGAGTAGCATATTTCAGTGA
- the LOC101312453 gene encoding S-norcoclaurine synthase 1-like: METEVLIRKDQLGGSLPVENVQALASNNLKDIPSRYLRPEAEFEQVSIEESLQIPVVDMRKLIENSSFRDDELAKLHLACKEWGFFQLINHGVSDEVIEKMKTDTEEFFRQPLEAKKAYATQPNHIEGYGQAFVVSEEQKLDWGDMLFLLSQPVRQRTLTFWPTLPTTFREALDKYSQELQKVTIYLLKSISSNLGVNLEMERMFDDGVQGVRMNYYPPCPQANKVIGLTPHSDAVALTLLLQVNEVQGLQIRKNGKWVPVEPIVGAFIVNIGDFTEIMSNGVYKSIEHRAVVNPEKERLSIAAFHSPNIGTMIGPLPDLVKGNAEKYKTSSYDEYLKLVVTSKLDGKSLVDQMRLNQLH, encoded by the exons ATGGAGACTGAGGTACTCATTAGAAAAGACCAGCTGGGTGGTTCTCTCCCAGTTGAGAATGTTCAAGCACTGGCTTCCAATAACTTGAAGGACATCCCAAGTCGATATCTCAGGCCCGAAGCTGAGTTTGAACAAGTTTCCATAGAGGAGTCGCTTCAAATTCCAGTGGTTGATATGCGCAAGCTGATAGAGAATTCATCGTTCCGCGATGATGAATTGGCAAAACTTCATTTGGCTTGTAAGGAATGGGGCTTCTTTCAG TTGATCAATCATGGGGTATCAGATGAAGTGATTGAGAAAATGAAGACCGACACAGAAGAGTTCTTCAGGCAGCCATTAGAAGCAAAGAAGGCTTATGCAACACAGCCAAATCATATCGAAGGCTACGGCCAAGCCTTTGTTGTTTCGGAAGAGCAAAAACTTGACTGGGGAGACATGCTCTTCCTTCTCTCTCAACCTGTCCGCCAAAGGACTCTCACATTCTGGCCCACCCTTCCCACTACTTTCAG GGAGGCATTGGATAAATACTCACAAGAGCTCCAAAAAGTAACAATCTACCTACTGAAGTCCATATCCAGTAACTTAGGAGTCAATTTAGAGATGGAAAGAATGTTTGATGATGGAGTACAAGGAGTAAGAATGAACTACTACCCACCCTGTCCACAGGCAAACAAAGTAATTGGTCTCACTCCACACTCTGATGCTGTGGCTTTAACTCTACTACTACAAGTTAACGAAGTTCAAGGACTACAAATCAGGAAAAATGGAAAATGGGTACCTGTAGAACCTATAGTTGGTGCATTCATCGTCAACATTGGCGACTTCACTGAG ATAATGAGTAATGGAGTATATAAGAGCATAGAGCACAGAGCAGTGGTGAACCCAGAGAAGGAACGCCTTTCTATTGCAGCATTCCACAGCCCTAATATTGGGACCATGATTGGCCCTTTACCGGATCTGGTCAAGGGGAATGCAGAAAAGTACAAGACTTCAAGCTATGATGAGTATCTTAAACTTGTCGTGACCAGTAAGCTTGATGGTAAAAGCCTGGTGGACCAAATGAGATTGAACCAACTTCATTGA